In Paenarthrobacter sp. GOM3, a single window of DNA contains:
- a CDS encoding carbohydrate ABC transporter permease yields MTEQATIQTQARQAKPGTAVGSSRPVARAKRERANWPGTAILLLCAVTVLLPLYVTVSMAFKTQGQAVDGNAFSFPAPFSLDGFVQAWTLTNFPVGAAMSLLVTAGTVVATIILAAFASYAIVRNWERKLFRYSFFYLLAAMFIPFPVVALPQIQLTGRLGLDNPFGVILLATMFQLSFSVLLFTAFLRSIPMELEESARIDGATTWQTFWKLIFPLLAPMSATVGIFAFLYAWNDFMMPSLIISDPGLQTLPVRQNLFQTQFSNNYHVSFASYLMAMAPAIVAYLFTQRWVMAGVTQGAVKG; encoded by the coding sequence ATGACCGAACAAGCCACCATCCAAACTCAAGCCCGGCAAGCCAAGCCAGGTACCGCCGTCGGAAGTTCCCGGCCCGTTGCCAGAGCGAAACGGGAGCGGGCCAACTGGCCGGGGACCGCCATCCTCCTGCTGTGTGCGGTCACTGTTCTGCTACCCCTGTACGTCACGGTTTCCATGGCTTTCAAGACCCAAGGGCAGGCGGTGGACGGCAACGCCTTCTCGTTCCCGGCACCATTCAGCCTCGACGGCTTCGTCCAGGCCTGGACGTTGACAAACTTCCCCGTGGGCGCCGCCATGTCGCTGCTGGTCACCGCAGGCACGGTGGTGGCTACGATCATCCTGGCCGCCTTCGCTTCGTACGCGATCGTGCGTAACTGGGAGCGCAAACTGTTCCGGTACTCGTTCTTCTACCTGCTGGCGGCCATGTTCATCCCGTTCCCCGTGGTGGCACTGCCGCAGATCCAGCTCACCGGCCGGCTGGGACTGGACAACCCGTTCGGCGTGATCCTGCTGGCCACCATGTTCCAACTGAGCTTCAGCGTGTTGCTCTTCACCGCATTCCTCAGGTCGATCCCCATGGAGTTGGAAGAGAGCGCCCGGATCGATGGTGCTACGACGTGGCAAACGTTCTGGAAGCTGATCTTCCCGCTCCTGGCCCCGATGAGCGCAACGGTTGGAATCTTTGCGTTCCTCTATGCGTGGAACGACTTCATGATGCCGTCGCTGATCATTTCCGATCCGGGCCTGCAAACCCTTCCGGTGCGGCAGAACCTCTTCCAGACCCAATTCAGCAACAACTACCACGTGTCCTTCGCGTCCTACCTCATGGCCATGGCGCCCGCGATCGTCGCTTATCTCTTCACGCAGAGGTGGGTCATGGCGGGCGTCACCCAGGGCGCAGTCAAGGGCTGA
- a CDS encoding ABC transporter substrate-binding protein: MSAKSTRKRRLAAMGLGLALLAGLLSGCTGEPGKETIRFTFSKREAIGFMSKLVADYNASQDKTEVVMDTSGVDVVSASFVRGNPPDIALANYNMESSRFVQRGALSDLSGTNAASRIREDLQPLMDQYGKYPDRTSALPYSVMASSVIYNKDIFAANNISVPTTWSQLIAVCEKLKAAGVTPFYATWKDDWTIAQGWFDYSVGGQVDTIDFFKKLADEGTEVGPDSPVSFQKDFNQPVARMLQLTKDYVNKDAASRAYGDGNLAFSQGKAAMYLQGPWAFSELAKTAPDLQLGTFPLPMTENPEDLRVRVNVDLAAWIPEASKHKDAARGFLEYLYKPEVMDAYNKSQLGFTPTKDSAVVPDPRIAGMAGYYEQGKVYQGPSVLVPKTIPIMNYTQALVFGAGPESTLRTLDADWARLAFRQ; this comes from the coding sequence GTGTCTGCAAAATCGACACGCAAGAGACGCCTGGCAGCGATGGGGCTGGGGCTGGCCCTGCTGGCAGGCCTCCTCTCGGGTTGCACGGGTGAACCGGGCAAGGAAACAATCCGGTTCACGTTCAGTAAGCGCGAGGCAATCGGCTTCATGAGCAAACTCGTTGCCGACTACAACGCTTCGCAGGACAAGACAGAAGTTGTCATGGACACGTCCGGCGTCGACGTCGTGTCCGCAAGCTTCGTACGCGGCAATCCACCGGACATTGCACTGGCCAACTACAACATGGAATCGTCCCGTTTCGTCCAGCGTGGTGCGCTGAGCGATCTTTCCGGAACCAACGCTGCCTCCCGTATCAGGGAAGACCTCCAACCGCTGATGGACCAGTACGGGAAGTACCCGGACCGTACCAGCGCCCTTCCCTATTCGGTGATGGCCTCCTCCGTGATCTACAACAAGGACATCTTCGCCGCCAACAACATCAGTGTGCCTACGACCTGGAGCCAGCTGATCGCTGTCTGCGAGAAACTGAAAGCCGCTGGCGTGACGCCGTTCTATGCCACGTGGAAGGACGACTGGACGATAGCCCAAGGGTGGTTCGACTACTCCGTTGGGGGCCAAGTGGACACCATCGACTTCTTCAAGAAGCTGGCCGATGAAGGGACGGAAGTCGGTCCGGATTCCCCGGTGTCATTCCAGAAGGACTTCAACCAGCCGGTTGCCAGGATGCTGCAGTTGACCAAGGACTACGTCAACAAAGACGCAGCGAGCAGGGCCTATGGCGACGGAAACCTCGCGTTTTCGCAAGGCAAGGCCGCCATGTACCTGCAGGGGCCGTGGGCCTTCAGTGAACTGGCCAAGACAGCCCCCGACCTCCAGCTGGGAACTTTCCCCTTGCCAATGACCGAGAACCCGGAGGACTTGCGCGTCCGCGTCAACGTGGACCTCGCAGCGTGGATTCCGGAGGCATCAAAGCACAAGGACGCTGCGCGCGGCTTCCTTGAGTATCTGTACAAGCCGGAAGTGATGGACGCCTACAACAAGTCCCAGCTTGGGTTCACCCCAACCAAGGACTCCGCGGTGGTTCCCGACCCGCGGATCGCGGGCATGGCCGGCTACTACGAGCAGGGAAAGGTGTACCAAGGTCCCTCGGTCTTGGTCCCAAAGACCATCCCCATCATGAACTACACCCAGGCGCTCGTCTTCGGCGCAGGACCTGAATCCACCCTCCGAACCCTCGACGCAGATTGGGCGCGCCTGGCGTTTCGCCAGTAG
- a CDS encoding TauD/TfdA dioxygenase family protein, whose translation MTVITETKLEFAKLGSRIGAEIRGLDISGDLSQQTVAQIRAALNEHKALVFREANILTDEAQVKFASHFGPLTKAHPTVASVEGEENVLPVDSENGSANNWHTDVTFVVNPPQASTLRSIDLPAYGGETLIASSAGAYRDLPEELRNFADTLWAIHTNDYDYSVPKNLEHSNAEERRKEFTRLKFETAHPVVRVHPLTGERGLFIGGFAQRLRIVGLSNTESKDIIRLLQAYVTRPENVVRVNWEPNQVVLFDNRITQHYAPDNYDGQPRKLNRVTIAGDIPVSIDGKPSQAIQGDSSTYSVVAPVTTS comes from the coding sequence ATGACCGTCATTACCGAAACCAAACTCGAGTTCGCCAAGCTCGGCTCCCGCATCGGTGCCGAAATCCGTGGGCTGGACATCAGCGGAGACCTGAGCCAGCAAACCGTTGCGCAGATCAGGGCAGCACTCAACGAACACAAGGCACTGGTGTTCCGCGAAGCAAACATCCTCACCGACGAGGCCCAGGTGAAGTTCGCTTCGCATTTCGGTCCACTCACCAAGGCCCACCCGACCGTTGCCTCGGTGGAAGGGGAAGAGAACGTCCTGCCCGTTGACAGCGAAAACGGCTCAGCCAACAACTGGCACACGGATGTCACGTTCGTGGTCAATCCGCCCCAGGCATCCACGCTGCGCAGCATCGACCTTCCGGCCTACGGTGGCGAGACCCTGATCGCATCCTCGGCCGGCGCGTACCGGGACCTCCCGGAGGAGCTGCGCAACTTTGCGGACACCCTGTGGGCCATCCACACGAACGACTACGACTACTCGGTGCCCAAGAACCTGGAGCACTCCAACGCCGAGGAACGTCGCAAGGAGTTCACGCGGCTGAAGTTCGAGACCGCGCACCCCGTGGTCCGCGTCCATCCCCTGACCGGCGAGCGCGGATTGTTCATTGGGGGCTTCGCGCAACGGCTGCGGATCGTGGGCCTGTCCAACACCGAGTCCAAGGACATCATCCGCCTCCTCCAGGCATATGTGACCCGTCCGGAGAACGTGGTCCGCGTGAACTGGGAGCCTAACCAGGTGGTCCTGTTCGACAACCGCATTACCCAGCACTACGCACCGGACAACTACGATGGCCAGCCGCGCAAGCTCAACCGTGTGACCATCGCCGGGGACATCCCGGTCAGCATCGATGGAAAGCCCAGCCAGGCGATCCAGGGTGACTCCAGCACGTACTCCGTGGTGGCACCCGTGACCACCTCGTAG
- a CDS encoding LysM peptidoglycan-binding domain-containing protein gives MGLLDNVKKTLGIGDKDHGEKDHGASSTPVAATEPVQVDQTAARQAAEDAAAVDASSSTRDAAEAAAAQAAHNQEAADVAGAQAARQVEADIDGAQQAQEAQEGAPEGSAGRSSGARRVTEVVVEPGDTMSGIAAQFGVDLGALIASNSDTVPNPDHLYPGQVLRLP, from the coding sequence ATGGGACTGCTGGATAACGTGAAGAAAACCCTCGGCATCGGCGACAAGGATCACGGTGAAAAGGATCACGGTGCCTCCTCGACCCCCGTTGCTGCCACGGAACCCGTTCAGGTAGACCAAACAGCGGCCCGCCAGGCGGCCGAGGATGCAGCCGCCGTCGACGCTTCATCTTCCACCAGGGACGCTGCGGAAGCTGCAGCTGCGCAGGCAGCGCACAACCAGGAAGCTGCCGACGTGGCGGGGGCACAGGCGGCCAGGCAGGTGGAGGCAGACATCGACGGCGCCCAACAGGCGCAGGAAGCTCAGGAAGGCGCCCCTGAGGGCTCCGCTGGGCGTTCCTCGGGAGCCCGGAGGGTCACCGAGGTGGTGGTGGAGCCCGGAGACACCATGAGCGGTATCGCGGCCCAGTTCGGCGTGGACCTCGGCGCTCTGATCGCGAGCAACTCCGACACGGTCCCAAACCCCGACCATCTTTACCCTGGACAGGTACTCCGGTTGCCTTGA
- a CDS encoding glycoside hydrolase family 13 protein: MSTPTTQAHRTDAGRMADPNWWRQAAVYQIYPRSFHDANGDGLGDIKGITAKVPYLKELGIDAVWLSPFYPSALADGGYDVDDYRNVDPKLGTLEDFDEMAAALHAAGIKIVVDIVPNHSSDRHEWFKEALASPKGSAARERYIFRDGKGENGELPPSDWDSVFGGPIWERITEPDGTPGQWYLHIFAKEQPDFNWENPEIREDFLKTLRFWSDRGVDGFRIDVAHGMAKDLSEPLPMKADLEAKAHGTDGFTDGSHPFWDRDEVHEVYAEWRKLFNEYNPPRTAVAEAWVHESRRARYASPEGLGQAFNFDLLQSDFDAASFKKIITDNLVAAKESGASSTWVFSNHDVVRHATRYGLPKGGSVAQGTNAAQDITGGEPKGQDGKGWLLAGAPAEELDVELGLRRARAATLLLLALPGSAYLYQGEELGLREVTEIPDSERQDPSFFRNPGVEIGRDGCRVPLPWTAEGPSFGFGSGGAHLPQPAWFAEYAVAKQDGVEGSTLELYRKALHLRSELQADEELEWVETGNPDVLHFSRPGGWHTLTNFGSEPVDLPEGEVVASSGPLEEGKLPSDTTAWIVSKA; this comes from the coding sequence GTGAGCACCCCCACTACGCAGGCACACCGTACCGACGCCGGACGCATGGCTGATCCGAACTGGTGGCGCCAAGCAGCGGTCTACCAGATCTATCCCCGCAGCTTCCACGACGCGAACGGGGACGGGCTGGGAGACATCAAGGGCATCACAGCCAAGGTCCCGTACCTGAAGGAACTGGGAATCGATGCGGTCTGGCTCAGCCCGTTCTATCCTTCGGCCCTCGCCGATGGCGGCTACGACGTGGATGACTACCGCAATGTGGACCCCAAGCTGGGGACTCTGGAAGACTTCGACGAGATGGCCGCAGCCCTGCACGCCGCTGGCATCAAGATCGTGGTGGACATCGTGCCCAACCACTCTTCTGACCGCCACGAATGGTTCAAGGAGGCACTGGCATCCCCGAAGGGCTCAGCTGCCCGCGAGCGCTACATTTTCCGCGACGGCAAGGGCGAAAACGGTGAGCTTCCTCCGTCGGACTGGGATTCGGTCTTTGGCGGGCCCATCTGGGAGCGCATCACCGAACCGGACGGCACGCCTGGCCAGTGGTACCTGCACATCTTCGCCAAGGAGCAGCCGGACTTCAATTGGGAGAACCCGGAGATCCGCGAGGACTTCCTGAAGACCCTCCGCTTCTGGTCCGACCGCGGCGTGGATGGCTTCCGCATCGATGTTGCCCACGGCATGGCCAAGGACCTTTCCGAGCCGCTGCCCATGAAGGCCGACCTCGAGGCCAAGGCACATGGAACTGATGGCTTCACCGACGGATCGCACCCCTTCTGGGACCGCGACGAGGTGCACGAGGTTTACGCAGAGTGGCGCAAGCTTTTCAACGAGTACAACCCGCCGCGGACCGCTGTTGCCGAAGCCTGGGTCCACGAGTCACGCCGTGCCCGCTACGCCAGCCCTGAGGGACTTGGGCAGGCGTTCAACTTTGACCTGCTGCAGTCCGACTTCGACGCCGCATCCTTCAAGAAAATCATCACGGACAACCTGGTTGCCGCCAAGGAATCCGGAGCGTCCTCCACCTGGGTCTTCTCCAACCACGACGTCGTTCGCCACGCCACCCGCTATGGGCTGCCGAAGGGCGGTTCGGTGGCACAGGGAACCAATGCAGCCCAGGACATCACCGGTGGCGAACCCAAGGGCCAGGACGGCAAAGGCTGGCTGCTTGCCGGCGCACCCGCTGAGGAGCTCGACGTCGAACTTGGCTTGCGTCGCGCCCGCGCCGCTACGCTCTTGTTGCTCGCGCTTCCGGGCTCCGCGTACCTGTACCAGGGTGAAGAGCTGGGCTTGCGCGAAGTGACGGAGATTCCCGACTCCGAGCGTCAGGACCCGTCGTTCTTCCGCAACCCGGGAGTGGAAATCGGCCGCGATGGATGCCGTGTTCCGTTGCCGTGGACAGCGGAGGGCCCGTCGTTTGGGTTCGGCTCCGGCGGCGCACACCTCCCGCAGCCTGCGTGGTTTGCGGAGTACGCAGTCGCCAAGCAGGACGGCGTCGAAGGTTCCACGCTTGAGCTGTACCGGAAGGCGCTGCACCTGCGGAGCGAACTCCAGGCCGATGAGGAACTCGAATGGGTGGAGACCGGCAACCCGGACGTGTTGCACTTCAGCCGTCCCGGCGGGTGGCACACGCTGACCAACTTCGGCAGTGAGCCCGTTGACCTGCCGGAGGGCGAGGTGGTGGCCTCCAGCGGACCATTGGAAGAGGGCAAACTGCCTTCCGACACCACTGCCTGGATTGTCAGCAAGGCGTAG
- a CDS encoding aldo/keto reductase has translation MAFANGRGRLIYGCMGLGGPWDGTSYGATEIDQAAAVIEAARGIGVELFDHADIYRSGKSEAVFGEVLARSQGLRGNIKLQTKCGIRLGERGLDTHYDLSREAILERVNGSLKRLQTDYVDLLLLHRPDPLMDPHEVAAAVGQLMAEGKVRQLGVSNMSGAQIAFLQDQLETPIVANQLEMSLLRRDWVESTVLVNHAEGAGYSFPHGTVEYCTAHGVELQAYGSMAQGRYTGAKSGELSAAESATAAMLEQLAEAQGSTPEAVLLGWLMKHPAGISPVVGTTNVARITACADAAIVAKNMTRAQWYGLWVTARGSNIP, from the coding sequence ATGGCATTTGCGAACGGGCGGGGACGCCTCATCTACGGCTGCATGGGACTTGGCGGTCCATGGGACGGCACGTCCTACGGAGCGACGGAAATCGATCAGGCCGCTGCGGTGATTGAAGCCGCACGCGGGATTGGCGTTGAGCTGTTCGATCATGCGGACATTTACCGCAGCGGCAAGTCCGAGGCCGTCTTTGGCGAGGTCCTCGCCCGTTCGCAGGGTCTGCGCGGGAACATCAAGTTGCAGACCAAGTGCGGGATCAGGCTGGGGGAGCGCGGGTTGGATACGCACTACGACCTCAGCCGGGAAGCCATCCTTGAACGGGTCAACGGGAGCCTGAAACGGCTCCAAACGGATTACGTGGACCTGTTGCTCCTGCACCGGCCCGATCCCCTGATGGACCCGCATGAGGTGGCGGCCGCCGTCGGGCAGTTGATGGCCGAAGGCAAGGTGCGGCAGCTGGGGGTGTCCAACATGTCCGGCGCGCAGATCGCGTTCCTCCAGGACCAGTTGGAGACACCCATCGTGGCGAACCAGTTGGAAATGAGCCTGCTGCGGCGGGACTGGGTGGAGAGCACCGTGTTGGTCAACCATGCGGAGGGTGCGGGTTACAGCTTCCCGCACGGGACCGTGGAGTACTGCACGGCCCACGGGGTGGAGCTTCAGGCTTACGGGTCCATGGCCCAGGGCCGGTACACCGGAGCCAAGTCCGGCGAACTCTCAGCTGCAGAGTCGGCCACCGCGGCAATGCTGGAACAGCTGGCGGAGGCTCAGGGGTCCACGCCGGAAGCTGTGCTGCTGGGTTGGCTCATGAAGCACCCGGCAGGTATCTCGCCCGTCGTGGGCACAACCAACGTTGCACGGATCACGGCGTGCGCCGACGCCGCAATTGTCGCGAAGAACATGACACGTGCCCAGTGGTACGGCCTGTGGGTCACCGCCCGTGGAAGCAACATCCCCTAA
- a CDS encoding carbohydrate ABC transporter permease yields the protein MSILTNKTTSGRDRPRQRSRRPVEPIFYFFLVPSLILFTLAITIPAIIGIFFSFTDSIGIGDWEFVGLTNYLAIFGDPAILQSYLFTFGFSLVTVIAVNVVAFLLAVGLTSRIRMKSALRTVFVIPMVVSGIIIAYVFNFLFSNSLPAAGAAAGIPWLESSLLANPDLAWIAIVLVTAWQAVPGALLIYIAGLVAVPGDVYEAADIDGASKFQQLVKITLPLVAGYVVINIILGFKGFLNAYDIIVGLTNGGPGTSTRSIAMTVIAGFNGGDYAYQMANATIFFVVAILISLVQLSLTRGRNAL from the coding sequence ATGTCCATCCTCACCAACAAAACCACCTCCGGTAGGGACCGTCCCCGGCAACGCAGCAGGCGACCCGTTGAACCCATCTTCTACTTCTTCCTTGTACCCAGCCTCATCTTGTTCACCCTGGCCATCACCATCCCGGCCATCATTGGTATTTTCTTCAGCTTCACGGATTCCATCGGCATCGGTGATTGGGAATTCGTAGGCCTTACCAATTACCTTGCGATATTTGGTGACCCCGCGATCCTGCAGAGCTACCTTTTCACCTTCGGGTTCTCCCTCGTTACGGTGATCGCAGTCAACGTGGTCGCCTTCCTCCTGGCCGTGGGACTGACATCGCGGATCCGGATGAAGTCCGCGCTGCGCACCGTTTTTGTTATCCCCATGGTGGTTTCCGGCATCATCATCGCCTACGTGTTCAACTTCCTGTTCTCCAACTCGCTGCCGGCAGCCGGGGCGGCCGCAGGGATTCCGTGGCTGGAAAGCAGCCTGTTGGCCAACCCGGACCTCGCTTGGATCGCCATTGTCCTGGTCACCGCGTGGCAGGCAGTGCCCGGCGCCCTGCTCATCTATATCGCGGGCCTCGTCGCTGTTCCGGGGGACGTCTACGAGGCTGCGGACATCGACGGCGCCAGCAAGTTCCAGCAGCTCGTGAAGATCACTCTTCCGCTGGTGGCCGGATATGTGGTCATCAACATCATTCTCGGGTTCAAGGGCTTCCTGAACGCCTACGACATCATTGTCGGGCTGACGAACGGCGGCCCGGGAACCTCCACCCGAAGCATCGCAATGACCGTTATCGCCGGCTTCAACGGCGGCGACTACGCCTACCAGATGGCCAACGCAACGATCTTCTTCGTTGTAGCCATCCTGATTTCCCTTGTACAGCTCTCGTTGACCCGCGGACGGAATGCTCTCTGA
- a CDS encoding ROK family protein translates to MLTGTAPSTQLVRRVNASAMLKAMRGAGVVTGTELMASTELSRATVISICDELVRLGWLQELENQRVAGDYVKGRPARRFVFDNSAAHVLGIDIGATKITTIVADMAGTPLSQVTMPFRTYNVPADERADVLDRIAADAMLKAGITADSVLAVSVGVAAPVNRQGEVLTVQEFWRSFDVRRIVSERHGWHVLLENDANLAALAERWQGTAQGVDNLVVMLAGDRLGSGILESGRLLHGQLGGFGELGYLDNVDGVGDTYGIAHYAALWGREALKDDATSALGTLCGGDPSALTAGMVFTAAADGDPAAQSALDRVAHRMARVIGSLSTLVNPELFVIAGGVAASANALLPAIEKQLPEFTFTPPRLASSTLGDGIVSLGAVRHALDYVEENALDLSPASLKKQLR, encoded by the coding sequence ATGCTGACCGGTACCGCTCCGTCAACACAGCTGGTCCGCCGGGTCAACGCCAGCGCGATGCTCAAAGCAATGCGTGGCGCAGGAGTCGTTACGGGCACCGAACTGATGGCCTCCACCGAACTTTCGCGCGCCACCGTCATCTCCATCTGCGACGAACTGGTTCGCCTGGGATGGCTCCAGGAACTCGAAAATCAACGGGTGGCCGGAGACTACGTGAAAGGCCGCCCGGCGCGCCGCTTCGTCTTCGACAACAGCGCAGCCCACGTGCTGGGCATCGACATCGGCGCCACCAAGATCACCACCATAGTGGCGGACATGGCCGGCACACCCCTGTCCCAGGTCACCATGCCCTTCCGGACCTACAACGTGCCCGCTGATGAACGCGCCGATGTACTGGACCGAATCGCGGCAGATGCCATGCTCAAGGCCGGTATCACGGCAGACTCCGTCCTCGCCGTATCCGTCGGCGTTGCTGCCCCGGTAAACCGCCAAGGCGAGGTCCTCACAGTCCAGGAATTCTGGCGCTCCTTCGATGTCCGCCGAATAGTTTCCGAACGGCATGGCTGGCATGTGCTCCTGGAAAACGACGCCAACCTGGCCGCCCTCGCCGAACGGTGGCAGGGAACAGCCCAAGGAGTGGACAACCTGGTGGTCATGCTGGCCGGTGACCGCCTGGGCTCTGGCATCCTCGAATCAGGACGCCTGCTCCACGGCCAACTGGGCGGCTTCGGCGAACTCGGCTACCTCGACAACGTAGACGGCGTTGGCGACACGTACGGAATTGCCCACTACGCTGCCCTGTGGGGCCGCGAAGCCCTCAAAGACGACGCCACCTCGGCCCTTGGAACACTCTGTGGCGGCGACCCCTCAGCACTGACCGCCGGGATGGTCTTCACAGCGGCAGCCGACGGCGACCCCGCCGCACAAAGCGCGCTGGACCGCGTGGCACACCGAATGGCCAGGGTCATTGGCTCGCTCAGCACCCTGGTCAATCCCGAACTGTTTGTCATAGCGGGAGGTGTCGCAGCGTCCGCCAACGCCCTGCTCCCCGCCATTGAAAAGCAGCTCCCGGAGTTCACCTTCACTCCCCCGCGCCTGGCCAGCTCCACCCTCGGGGATGGCATCGTGTCACTCGGAGCCGTTCGTCACGCACTGGACTATGTGGAAGAGAATGCATTGGACCTCTCGCCCGCTTCGTTGAAGAAACAGCTTCGTTGA
- a CDS encoding Na+/H+ antiporter codes for MDQLALIIGLLLATVVAVGLGDRLRLPYPVLMLLLAVALTFIPGFPEFEISPDLILPIFLPPLLFATAQKSSWAVFRVRWRTLLLMAVALVVVSTATVAGAAWLMIPGIGIPAAIALGAMVAPPDPVAVESVAGRVHMPRRLITVLQSEGLFNDAAAIVIFQAAVAATVSGSEVGPNVILQFVVGAALAILIGIAMGWVTKVITKLVTSMVARSAVTLVVPFAAYILAEELHASGVVAVVVTALELQRHTRPQDAAERITRTAFWDVVELLATGLAFGLVGLEIRHVIRDEGTAIFGMIGMAVVICVLVFVVRFLWLGLLSLTARRRRNLLPTSPKEVLILTWCGMRGLATLALALALPMTLPDGSDFPARHEILVIACAVLLATLVLPGLTLPWLMRVLKATEDGSHEQDAARVLARRAQSAAVAALKDHDLMKELPAEKVALIKEKMRRLHAELLDGTLQNETAAEKRKRGRELSIAVQTIALDAARQEVVSARNEPGTDPEVADRVLRQLDLRTMSMPD; via the coding sequence ATGGATCAGTTGGCGCTCATAATCGGGTTGCTGCTTGCAACGGTGGTGGCTGTGGGCCTTGGCGACCGGCTGCGCCTTCCTTATCCGGTGCTGATGCTGTTGCTCGCTGTGGCCCTGACCTTCATTCCGGGCTTCCCCGAGTTTGAAATCTCGCCGGACCTGATCCTGCCGATCTTCCTTCCGCCGCTGTTGTTTGCCACGGCGCAAAAGAGTTCCTGGGCAGTTTTCCGCGTGCGTTGGCGGACACTGCTGCTGATGGCTGTGGCCCTGGTGGTGGTGTCCACTGCCACGGTGGCCGGCGCCGCGTGGCTGATGATTCCGGGCATCGGGATCCCGGCCGCCATCGCCCTGGGCGCCATGGTGGCGCCTCCGGATCCCGTAGCCGTGGAATCCGTTGCCGGACGCGTTCATATGCCGCGGAGGCTCATCACAGTCCTCCAAAGTGAGGGCCTGTTCAACGATGCCGCAGCAATCGTGATCTTCCAGGCGGCAGTCGCGGCAACGGTGTCAGGCAGTGAGGTAGGGCCGAACGTCATCCTGCAGTTCGTGGTTGGCGCGGCGCTGGCCATCCTCATTGGCATCGCGATGGGCTGGGTGACCAAGGTCATCACCAAGCTGGTCACGTCCATGGTGGCCAGAAGTGCCGTCACACTTGTTGTGCCGTTCGCCGCGTACATCCTTGCGGAAGAGCTGCACGCCTCAGGCGTGGTGGCCGTCGTCGTGACCGCCTTGGAACTGCAACGCCATACGCGACCCCAGGACGCTGCCGAGCGGATCACCCGGACCGCTTTCTGGGACGTGGTGGAGCTGCTCGCCACGGGGTTGGCATTTGGCTTGGTTGGCCTCGAGATCCGTCACGTCATACGGGACGAGGGAACAGCCATTTTCGGGATGATCGGCATGGCCGTGGTGATCTGCGTCCTGGTCTTCGTGGTGCGCTTCCTCTGGCTGGGCCTGCTCTCACTGACCGCACGACGACGGCGCAACCTCCTGCCGACGTCCCCCAAGGAAGTACTGATCCTGACGTGGTGCGGTATGCGGGGGCTGGCAACCCTGGCCTTGGCTTTGGCGCTCCCCATGACCTTGCCTGATGGCAGCGATTTCCCGGCCCGGCACGAGATCCTGGTGATTGCGTGCGCCGTCCTCCTGGCCACATTGGTCCTTCCCGGGTTGACGCTGCCTTGGCTGATGCGGGTCCTGAAGGCCACCGAGGATGGTTCGCACGAACAGGACGCAGCACGTGTCCTGGCGCGGCGCGCCCAATCCGCCGCCGTTGCGGCCCTGAAGGACCACGACCTCATGAAGGAATTGCCCGCCGAGAAGGTGGCCCTGATCAAGGAGAAGATGCGTCGGCTCCACGCCGAGCTGTTGGATGGCACCCTGCAGAATGAGACGGCTGCCGAGAAGCGCAAGCGCGGGCGGGAATTGTCAATCGCCGTTCAAACGATCGCCCTGGACGCCGCACGCCAGGAAGTGGTCTCAGCACGCAATGAGCCTGGGACTGACCCTGAAGTGGCTGACCGGGTGCTGCGGCAACTGGACCTCCGGACCATGTCGATGCCGGACTAA
- a CDS encoding NAD(P)-binding oxidoreductase, with amino-acid sequence MSRIAIIGGHGKVALYLSKILSGEGHDVTSYIRNPEHVRDVTETGASAEVLDVENSTTEELAQALTGHDAVVWSAGAGGGNPDRTYAVDRDAAIRSMDAAGQAGVSRYVMVSYLGAAKDHGVPQDNPFFAYAEAKAAADEYLRGTDLDWTILGPGALTDEPATGLIETDPATPEDGTQTSRANVALVAAAVLELPGTAHRTITFKDGTEDVVDALTKD; translated from the coding sequence ATGAGCCGAATCGCAATCATTGGCGGCCACGGCAAAGTGGCCCTGTATCTGTCCAAAATCCTCAGTGGCGAAGGTCACGACGTCACGTCCTACATCCGGAATCCCGAGCATGTGCGGGATGTCACGGAAACGGGAGCCTCCGCCGAGGTGCTGGATGTGGAGAACTCGACGACGGAAGAACTCGCCCAGGCGCTCACCGGCCACGACGCGGTGGTCTGGTCGGCCGGTGCGGGCGGGGGCAACCCGGACAGGACCTATGCGGTGGACCGGGACGCCGCGATCCGCTCCATGGATGCCGCCGGGCAGGCCGGCGTCTCGCGGTATGTGATGGTTTCCTACCTCGGGGCCGCCAAGGACCACGGCGTGCCCCAGGACAATCCTTTCTTCGCCTACGCGGAGGCCAAGGCTGCCGCCGACGAGTACCTGCGGGGTACTGACTTGGACTGGACCATCCTGGGCCCGGGCGCACTGACGGATGAACCGGCCACGGGTTTGATCGAAACGGACCCTGCCACCCCCGAAGATGGGACCCAAACTTCACGGGCAAACGTGGCCCTGGTGGCTGCTGCGGTCCTGGAACTTCCGGGGACAGCCCATCGGACGATCACCTTCAAAGACGGTACCGAAGACGTGGTGGACGCCCTCACTAAGGACTGA